In a single window of the Serratia quinivorans genome:
- the ycaD_2 gene encoding Uncharacterized MFS-type transporter ycaD, protein MVSSSYFTGNLFGTLMAGKLIQRIGFTRSYHLACVVFAVATAGMALSLDFWSWMGWRFFAGIGCAWIWVIVESALLRSGNLTNRGQLLAAYMMVYYLGTVVGQLLLSMVSTELLNVVPWVTAIVISAMLPMLFARVNSQHDEPQHAAVWPMLKRRSARLGIKWLYYLRYCSRLVVWPDAAVFIPSGDERRQRRLLDGITGQFRHCRPVAGRAPG, encoded by the coding sequence ATGGTAAGTTCCTCTTACTTTACCGGCAATCTGTTTGGCACGCTGATGGCGGGCAAACTGATCCAGCGCATTGGGTTTACCCGCAGTTATCACCTTGCCTGCGTGGTGTTCGCCGTGGCGACCGCCGGTATGGCGTTGTCGCTCGATTTCTGGAGTTGGATGGGCTGGCGTTTCTTTGCCGGTATCGGCTGCGCCTGGATTTGGGTGATTGTTGAGAGCGCCTTATTGCGCAGCGGAAACCTTACCAACCGTGGCCAACTGCTGGCGGCCTATATGATGGTTTACTACCTGGGAACGGTGGTCGGCCAACTGCTGCTGAGTATGGTGTCTACCGAATTGTTGAACGTGGTGCCCTGGGTGACGGCCATTGTGATCAGCGCCATGTTGCCGATGTTGTTTGCCCGGGTTAACAGCCAGCACGATGAACCTCAGCACGCCGCGGTTTGGCCGATGCTGAAACGCCGCAGTGCGCGGTTGGGCATCAAATGGTTGTATTATCTCCGGTATTGTTCTCGGCTCGTTGTATGGCCTGATGCCGCTGTATTTATCCCATCAGGGGATGAGCGACGCCAACGTCGGTTACTGGATGGCATTACTGGTCAGTTCAGGCATTGTCGGCCAGTGGCCGGTAGGGCGCCTGGCTGA
- the psuG gene encoding Pseudouridine-5'-phosphate glycosidase has translation MQANLLPLVIHPEVKAALESRHAVVALESNVITHGLNYPANVETALAVEAAVRRSGAVPATIGICDGEILVGMHREQIERFATTPGIAKVSSNNLPFVLAQKSMGATTVASSLMLAELAGIGFFASAGIGGVHRGGEDSMDISSDLIQFTRTNVTVVCAGAKNILDIGRTLEFLETQCVPVVTYQTDDFPAFYCRSSGYRSPQRLDSLEAIAQAIDINRALPGSAAMVVAAPTKPEDAIDSRDVQAAIQAAIENAAAEGVTGSQVTKFIMKAVEQATHGRSAMANAAVLVNTAEIAGQLAMVYHRSR, from the coding sequence ATGCAAGCTAATTTACTGCCTTTGGTTATTCATCCTGAAGTGAAGGCCGCCCTGGAAAGTCGCCACGCGGTGGTTGCGCTGGAGTCAAACGTCATTACTCACGGGCTGAACTATCCTGCCAATGTGGAGACTGCGCTGGCGGTGGAGGCGGCAGTCCGCCGCAGCGGCGCGGTTCCTGCGACCATTGGTATCTGCGATGGCGAAATTTTGGTGGGCATGCATCGCGAACAGATCGAACGTTTCGCCACCACGCCTGGCATTGCGAAAGTATCCAGCAACAATTTGCCTTTTGTGCTGGCGCAAAAAAGCATGGGAGCCACCACGGTGGCTTCGTCGCTGATGTTGGCCGAACTGGCCGGTATTGGTTTCTTTGCCTCTGCGGGCATTGGTGGTGTGCATCGCGGGGGAGAAGACAGCATGGATATCTCTTCCGATTTGATCCAATTTACCCGCACTAACGTGACGGTGGTGTGTGCAGGAGCCAAAAATATCCTCGATATCGGGCGTACGCTGGAGTTTCTGGAAACCCAGTGCGTTCCCGTGGTGACCTATCAGACGGACGATTTCCCGGCATTCTATTGTCGCAGTAGCGGCTATCGCAGTCCGCAACGGTTGGACAGCCTGGAGGCGATTGCTCAGGCGATTGATATTAACCGCGCATTGCCGGGCAGTGCGGCGATGGTGGTGGCAGCACCGACCAAACCGGAGGATGCGATTGACAGCCGTGACGTTCAGGCAGCGATCCAGGCCGCCATCGAGAATGCGGCCGCCGAAGGCGTAACTGGCAGCCAGGTAACCAAATTCATTATGAAAGCGGTTGAGCAGGCGACCCATGGGCGTTCGGCCATGGCCAATGCGGCAGTATTGGTGAACACCGCCGAAATTGCGGGTCAGTTAGCTATGGTTTATCACCGGTCGCGCTAA
- the ycaD_1 gene encoding Uncharacterized MFS-type transporter ycaD translates to MALLVSSGIVGQWPVGRLADRYGRLLVLRIQVFVVILASVAMLSHSAMAPALFILGCAGFTLYPVAMSWACEKAMPHELVAMNQALLMSYTIGSLLGPSMTALLMQNYSDQSLFVMIAAVALVYLMMLLKKPDPQHTPLAAA, encoded by the coding sequence ATGGCATTACTGGTCAGTTCAGGCATTGTCGGCCAGTGGCCGGTAGGGCGCCTGGCTGATCGCTATGGGCGCCTGCTGGTGCTGCGTATTCAGGTATTCGTGGTGATCCTCGCCAGCGTGGCGATGCTCAGCCACTCTGCCATGGCACCGGCGCTATTCATTCTCGGCTGTGCCGGGTTTACCCTGTACCCGGTCGCGATGTCCTGGGCCTGTGAGAAAGCGATGCCTCATGAGCTGGTGGCGATGAATCAGGCATTGTTGATGAGTTACACCATCGGCAGCCTGCTCGGCCCGTCGATGACGGCGCTGCTGATGCAAAATTATTCCGACCAATCGCTGTTTGTGATGATCGCCGCAGTAGCCCTGGTCTATCTGATGATGCTGCTGAAAAAGCCGGACCCGCAACACACCCCGCTGGCTGCCGCCTGA